The proteins below are encoded in one region of Thermothelomyces thermophilus ATCC 42464 chromosome 1, complete sequence:
- a CDS encoding uncharacterized protein (Contains conserved domains Ofd1_CTDD[pfam10637], EGL-9[COG3751] and P4Hc[smart00702].) — protein sequence MKRKAAGSADGKNPAKKRPKNTLGREDAKARFRKGLFDKEVLDKYTSQYASSSPYKHCVISGLIDDDLLRKVRSEIKANVHFTPKETDIYKIHQSGDLANLDGLDDEALSKLPSLLALRDALYSQTFRDYVSHITNCGPLSGRKTDMAINVYTPGCYLLCHDDVIGSRKVSYILYLTDPDTPWQPEWGGALRLYPVVDREGKDGEVAKTPLPDVVKVIPPAWNQLSFFAVQPGESFHDVEEVYHASSKEELDKNGGRIRMAISGWFHIPQIGEDGYVEGAEEKAAQKSGLMQLQGNPDQHDRPRAKPVPVEPGDGEASDEFPLDEADLEFLLKYIAPTYLTPDTLERVADHFEEEFSITLSDILHPKFAAKLREYVESQEAQPLPEDSEEIDKGPWKVARPPHKHRYLFLQPGQEKLEASPLQELLEVLLPSKQFRLWLQMATRSRIESYDVLARRFRRGKDYTLATGHEGKPRLEVNIGLTPTDGWGDVDDDDGGSSEASSESEEAQESSKTPGKNGKKGTASAVNGESKDKGKGKGKGKAVEKDVEEEEEEEEEEEEEEEGKEEDGEVGGHEVYMAGDDDGDEDAAIYKSSADDDNILFFQAAAWNKMTIVLRDSGTLRFVKYVSASAKGDRWDISATFEIEEQDEAPDEKDDGAEGSGAGVPEDESEEEFNGFSSSEASDSE from the exons ATGAAGAGAAAGGCGGCTGGCTCCGCCGACGGCAAGAATCCGGCCAAGAAGCGACCCAAGAACA CTCTCGGCAGAGAAGATGCCAAAGCTCGCTTCCGGAAGGGCCTCTTCGACAAGGAGGTGCTCGACAAGTACACGTCGCAGTACGCGTCGTCAAGTCCCTACAAGCACTGCGTCATCAGCGGCCTGATCGATGACGACCTCCTGCGCAAGGTCCGGTCCGAGATCAAGGCGAACGTCCACTTCACTCCGAAGGAGACCGACATCTACAAGATCCACCAGAGCGGCGACCTTGCCAACCTGGACGGCCTCGACGACGAGGCCCTCTCCAAGCTCCCCTCGCTTCTCGCCCTGCGCGACGCCCTCTACTCGCAGACCTTCCGCGACTACGTCTCCCACATCACCAACTGCGGGCCCCTGAGCGGGCGCAAGACCGACATGGCCATCAACGTCTACACCCCCGGCTGCTACCTCCTGTGCCACGACGACGTCATCGGCTCTCGCAAGGTCAGCTACATCCTGTACCTGACCGACCCCGACACGCCCTGGCAGCCCGAGTGGGGCGGCGCCCTGCGGCTCTACCCCGTGGTGGACCGCGAGGGCAAGGACGGCGAGGTGGCCAAGACCCCGCTGCCGGACGTGGTCAAGGTCATCCCGCCCGCGTGGAACCAGCTTTCCTTCTTCGCGGTGCAGCCCGGGGAGTCCTTCCACGACGTCGAGGAGGTCTACCATGCCTCCTCCAAGGAGGAGCTCGACAAGAACGGCGGGCGCATCCGCATGGCCATCAGCGGCTGGTTCCACATCCCCCAGATCGGGGAGGACGGTTACGTGGAGGGAGCCGAGGAGAAGGCGGCCCAGAAGAGCGGCCTGATGCAGCTACAGGGCAACCCCGACCAGCACGATCGGCCCCGGGCGAAGCCCGTTCCCGTCGAGCCTGGCGATGGCGAGGCCAGCGACGAGTTCCCCCTGGACGAGGCAGACCTCGAGTTCCTCCTCAAGTACATCGCCCCTACGTACCTGACCCCGGACACACTCGAGCGGGTCGCCGACCACTTTGAGGAAGAGTTCAGCATCACCCTGTCGGACATCCTGCATCCCAAGTTCGCCGCCAAGCTGCGCGAGTATGTCGAATCCCAGGAGGCCCAGCCGCTGCCCGAGGATAGCGAGGAGATCGACAAGGGCCCGTGGAAGGTCGCCCGTCCGCCACACAAGCACCGCTATCTCTTCCTGCAGCCCGGCCAGGAGAAGCTCGAGGCGTCGCCGCTACAGGAACTTCTCGAGGTCCTCCTGCCGTCCAAGCAATTCCGCCTCTGGCTGCAGATGGCGACACGCTCGCGCATAGAGAGCTACGACGTGCTTGCGCGGAGATTCCGTCGCGGCAAGGACTACACGCTCGCGACCGGACACGAGGGCAAGCCGAGGCTCGAGGTCAATATCGGTCTCACCCCGACGGACGGCTGGGGCGAcgtcgacgatgacgacggcggcagctcCGAAGCCTCATCCGAATCCGAGGAGGCTCAGGAAAGCAGCAAGACACCTGGCAAGAATGGTAAGAAGGGGACCGCTTCTGCTGTCAACGGCGAGTCCAAGGacaagggcaagggcaagggcaagggcaaggccGTTGAGAAGGAcgtagaggaggaggaggaggaggaggaggaagaagaagaagaagaggaagggaAGGAGGAAGACGGGGAGGTCGGCGGTCACGAAGTGTACATGGCGGGcgatgacgacggcgacgaggatGCGGCCATCTACAAGAGcagcgccgacgacgacaacatcCTGTTCTTCCAGGCGGCGGCGTGGAACAAGATGACCATCGTCCTCCGCGACAGCGGAACGCTGCGGTTTGTCAAGTACGTCAGCGCCAGTGCCAAGGGAGACCGGTGGGACATTAGCGCCACGTTCGAGATTGAGGAGCAGGACGAGGCGCCGGATGAGAaggacgacggcgccgaggGCTCGGGTGCCGGGGTGCCGGAGGACGAGTCGGAGGAAGAGTTTAACGGTTTTTCGAGCAGCGAGGCGAGCGATTCGGAATAG